In the Caballeronia sp. NK8 genome, CCCGAAAGTGTTGCAACAAACGCGCGCTGCGGCAGTCACATACGACGTTGTTCGTCGCCCTCGGCGCAGACTTTCCGCAGCACGCACCGCACTCACCGACCATGTTCGCAAGATGAAGACCGTATTGCTCGTCGACGACGACCCCGCCACCATCGAAGCCTGGACCCTCTGCATGCAGGGCGAGGATTGCAACGTCTTATGCGCGTTCGACGGCAACGGAGCGTTATCGATACTCGGCGAACAGCGGGTGGACATCGTCGTGTCCGACTGGATGATGCCCGGGCTGGGCGGCGCGCTGCTGTGCCAGACGATGAAGAACGACACGGCGCTCGCGCACATTCCTTTCCTGATGATTTCGGGGCACCCGAATCCGCCGGCGTTTGTCAGCTATGACGGC is a window encoding:
- a CDS encoding PleD family two-component system response regulator, with product MKTVLLVDDDPATIEAWTLCMQGEDCNVLCAFDGNGALSILGEQRVDIVVSDWMMPGLGGALLCQTMKNDTALAHIPFLMISGHPNPPAFVSYDGYLRKPVDMETLISAVNRLCAAKKRPLY